TGAAGTCGTGGACCTCGAGCTCGTTGGCCTCCATGACGCTGCGCACCATCTCCGCGACCCGGTCGAGCATGTGGTCGCGGCTGTCGGCGTCGAGCTGGGTGGCTCCCCGGACGGCACGGACGTGCACGGGTCCTCCTGGCGTTCGCGGGCGGCGGGCGCGCCGAGCCTACCGCCGGGCGCCGTGACGGGTCGGGCCGCCGTCACGGGCGACTAGAGCTGGCCGGCCTCGAGCAGGGCGCCGAGCTCGTCGGAGGTGAGGTCGCGCAGCTCCCCGCTCCGGATGCCGCGCACCACCACGGGCCCGATCGCGGTCCGGGTCAGGCGCCTGACCGGGTGACCGACGTGATCGAGCAGCCGCCGCACGATCCGGTTGCGGCCCTCGTGGATCACCAGCTCGACGATCGAGCGCTCGCGGGTGCTGGAGACGACCTTGACCCGCGAGACCGTCACCGGGCCGTCCTCGAGCTCGACCCCGGCGAGCAGCCGCTTGAGGACGGCCTTCTCGACCACGCCGTCGACCTCGGCGACGTAGGTCTTGTCCATCTCGTACGACGGGTGGGCCAGCCGCTGGGCGAACTCTCCGTCGTTGGTGAGCAGGATCAGCCCGTCGGTGTCGGTGTCGAGCCGACCCACGTGGAAGAGCCGCTCGGGCCGGTCGGCCACGACGTCGCCGAGGTGGCGCCGGCCCTCGGGGTCGGACATGGTCGAGACGACGCCCCGGGGCTTGTTGAGGGCCAGGTAGACGTGGTCGCTGACCGGGGGCAGCCGCTTGCCGTCGACCCGGATGACCGCGCGCCGCGGGTCGACCTTGGTGCCGAGCCGCGTGACGACCTCGCCGTCGACCTCGACCAGCCCGGCGAGCATGATCTCCTCGCACTTGCGACGGCTGGCCACGCCCGACTGGGCCAGCAGCTTCTGCAGCCGGACCAGTCCCTCCTCGTCGGTCTCGATCTCCCTCATGGGGCCATGCTGTCATCGGGCCCGGACCCGGCCTCGACCCGAGGCACCGCCGCGACCTCCTGCTCGTCCTCCAGGTCCTCGATCCCGGGCAGGAACGGCGCCAGCTCGGGCAGCTCGTCGAGCGAGCCGATGCCGATGCGCTCGAGGAAGTAGCGGGTCGTCCGGTAGAGGTGCGCGCCGGTCTCCGCGTCGTGGCCGGCCTCCTCGACCAGGCCGCGGGCAAGCAGGGTGCGCATCACGCCGTCGACGTTGACGCCGCGGATCGCCGAGACCCGGCTGCGGCTGACCGGCTGCTGGTAGGCCACGACCGCGAGCGTCTCGAGCGCCGCCTGCGTCAGCCGGGCCTGCTGGCCGTCGAGCACGAAGCGCTCGACCACGCCGGCGAGCTCCTCGCGGGTGTAGTAGCGCCAGCCGCCGGCCACGTGGCGCAGCTCGAAGCCGCGGCCGGTCTCGTCGTACTCCCGGGCCAGGGCGGCGAGCGCCGCCTCCACGTCGGGCACGGGGTGGCCCACCGCCGCAGCGAGCGTGGTGTCGTCGAGGGGCTGGTCGGACACCATCAGCAGCGCTTCCAGGGCAGGACGCAGCGGGGCCAGGGGCACGTCGAGCGTCGGGTCGTCGCCCGTCGCGTCGGCGCCCGTCGGGTCCGCGGCGTCCCCAGCGGGCTGGTCAGCGGGCTGGTCAGTGGGCTGGCTCATGCGGCTCCTCGGCTGCAGGGGGTACGTCGGCCCCGGCCGGGGGCCCGTCGAACTCGTCGTCGATCTCGACCTCGGTGTCGTCGTCGCCCGTCCAGCGGATGCTCAGCTCCCCCAGCGGCGTGACCTGGTCGAAGGCCACCACGCCCTCCCGGAACAGCTCCAGCAGCGCCAGGAAGCGCGCCACCCGGGTCATCGTGTCGGGCGCGTCGGCGGCCAGGGAGCGGAAGGTCGTCGTGCCGCTCCCCCGCAACCGCCCCACCACCACGGCAGCCTGCTCGCGCACGCTGACGGCGGGGGCGTGGATGTGGGCCAGGCCGACGCCCTCGGGCTCCGGCTTGGGCGCCATCGCACGGGCCGCCAGCCGGGCGAGCTCCTCCAGCCCCAGCCCGATCAGCACCTCGGGCAGCAGCGTGGCGA
This genomic interval from Nocardioides scoriae contains the following:
- the scpB gene encoding SMC-Scp complex subunit ScpB encodes the protein MSQPTDQPADQPAGDAADPTGADATGDDPTLDVPLAPLRPALEALLMVSDQPLDDTTLAAAVGHPVPDVEAALAALAREYDETGRGFELRHVAGGWRYYTREELAGVVERFVLDGQQARLTQAALETLAVVAYQQPVSRSRVSAIRGVNVDGVMRTLLARGLVEEAGHDAETGAHLYRTTRYFLERIGIGSLDELPELAPFLPGIEDLEDEQEVAAVPRVEAGSGPDDSMAP
- a CDS encoding pseudouridine synthase, producing the protein MREIETDEEGLVRLQKLLAQSGVASRRKCEEIMLAGLVEVDGEVVTRLGTKVDPRRAVIRVDGKRLPPVSDHVYLALNKPRGVVSTMSDPEGRRHLGDVVADRPERLFHVGRLDTDTDGLILLTNDGEFAQRLAHPSYEMDKTYVAEVDGVVEKAVLKRLLAGVELEDGPVTVSRVKVVSSTRERSIVELVIHEGRNRIVRRLLDHVGHPVRRLTRTAIGPVVVRGIRSGELRDLTSDELGALLEAGQL